Below is a genomic region from Catenuloplanes atrovinosus.
GAGCGCACGTCGTCCTCCACGGTGACGTCGGCGGGGACCGCCAGCGCCGACCCGCCCAGGTCCCGAATCCGCCGCACGGTCGCGGTGAGCGGCTCGGCCCGCCGGCCGGCCACCACCACGTTCGCGCCCGCCGCGGCGAACGCGAGGGCGGCCGAGCGGCCGACGCCGCTGCCTCCGCCGGTGACCAGTACGGTCCGGCCGGCGAAGAGCCCGGCGTTCGTGTGCACCGCCATTCAGCGCTCCATCAGGGAGCGGATCGACTCGGCCAGCACCGTGCGACTCGGTACCGTCGCGGCTTCCAGGGCGGGACTCGCCGGTACCGGGATGCCCTTGGCGCCCAGCCGCACCACGGGAGCCCGCAGTTCCGCGAAGGCGGCCTCGGTGATCACTGACGCGATCTCCGCGGTCGGCCCGTAGCGGAGCCAGGACTCGGCCATCACGACGACCCGTCCGGTGCGGCGTGCCGAGGCGGCCAGCAGCGCGGTGTCCAGCGGGCGAAGCGAACGTACATCGATGACCTCCACCGAGATGCCCTCGTCCGCGAGGTCGTCGGCGGCGGCCGACGCTTCACCGACCATGCGGGAAAGCGCGCACACGGTGACGTGGGAGCCCGGCCGGACGATGCTGGCGGTGCCGAGCGGCACCAGCGACTCGCCCTCGGGGACCGGCCCGGTGACCTGGTAGAGCCCTCGATGCTCCAGGAAGACGACGGGCTCCTCCGACCGGATCGCCGACTTCAGCAGACCCTTGGCGTCCGCGGGGCTGGCCGGCATCACCGTGTGGACGTAGGGCAGATGTGCGGTCCACACCTCCAATGACTTCGAGTGCTGCGGACCGGCGGCGCTGCCGGTGCCGCCCTGCGTCCGGACCACCATGGGAACGCTCAACTGGTTGGCGTGGATGAAGGAGAACACCGAGGCGGCATTGGCCAGGCTGTCCAGTGCCAGGCTCAGGAAGTCCGCGTACATGATCTCGACGATCGGTCGCAGGCCGCTCATC
It encodes:
- a CDS encoding alpha-ketoacid dehydrogenase subunit beta, translating into MRELTYAAALNEALLEEMERDGNVVVLGQDVALYGGVFGVTAGLMNKFGDRRVVDTPISENGMVGAAVGMAMSGLRPIVEIMYADFLSLALDSLANAASVFSFIHANQLSVPMVVRTQGGTGSAAGPQHSKSLEVWTAHLPYVHTVMPASPADAKGLLKSAIRSEEPVVFLEHRGLYQVTGPVPEGESLVPLGTASIVRPGSHVTVCALSRMVGEASAAADDLADEGISVEVIDVRSLRPLDTALLAASARRTGRVVVMAESWLRYGPTAEIASVITEAAFAELRAPVVRLGAKGIPVPASPALEAATVPSRTVLAESIRSLMER